From Nocardioides faecalis:
CGCCGAGCACGGCACCGTCGACCTGGCGATCACCACGATGAACCGCCCCGACTTCTGCGCCGACCTGCTCGCGCAGCTGGGCACCCCCGAGCTGCTCGACTACCTGGACTCCGTCTTCGTGATGGAGCAGGGCACCCAGAAGGTCGCCGACAGCCCGGCCTTCCCCGCCGCCCGCGACGGCCTCGGCGACAAGCTGCGCGTGATCGAGCAGGGCAACCTCGGCGGCTCCGGCGGCTACGCCCGCGGGCAGCTGGAGTCGGTCCGCAAGGGCACCGCGACCTACGCGATGATGATGGACGACGACGTCGTCTGCGAGCCCGAGGGCATCATCCGCGCGGTCACCTTCGCCGATCTCGCCCGCCGCCCCACGATCGTCGGCGGCCACATGTTCAGCCTCTTCGCCAAGAGCCGGCTGCACAGCTTCGGTGAGATCGTCCAGCCGTACCGGTTCTGGTGGATGTCGCCCAAGGACTCCTACAACGACTGGGACTTCGGCGCGAGGAACCTGCGCTCGGCGCGGTGGCTGCACAAGCGCGCCGACGTCGACTTCAACGGCTGGTTCATGTGCCTGATCCCGCGCCGCGTGCTCGAGGAGATCGGGCTCTCGCTGCCGCTGTTCATCAAGTGGGACGACTCCGAGTACGGCCTGCGCGCCAAGGCCGCCGGCTTCCCGACGGTCACCTTCCCGGGCGCCGCGGTGTGGCACGTGCCGTGGACCGACAAGAACGACGCGGTCGACTGGCAGGCCTACTTCCACCAGCGCAACCGCTTCGTGGCCGCGCTGCTGCACTCCAGCTACCCCAAGGGCGGGGGACTGCTGGGCGAGAGCGTCGCCTTCGACCTGGCCCACCTGGTCTCCATGCAGTACTCCACCGTCGAGCTGCGCCTCCAAGCGCTCGAGGACGTCCTCGCCGGGCCGCACGGCCTGCACGGGATGCTTCCGGACCGGCTGGGGGAGATCAACGCGCTGCGCAAGCAGTTCACCGACGCCCAGCTGCACGCCGACCCCGACGACTTCCCGCCGGTTCGCCGCGAGAAGCCGCCCCGCAAGGGCAAGGACATGGCCGACGTCCCCGGGCGGCTGTCCAAGCTCGTCACCGCGGGCCTCGCCCCGATCCGGCAGCTGCGCAAGCCGCGCTCGCTGGCGGGTGAGTTCCCCGAGGTCGAGATCCGGGCGATGGACGCGAAGTGGTACCGCATCGCCAACTTCGACTCCGCGGTGGTGTCGATGAACGACGGCACCTCCGCCGCGCTCTACGTGCGCGACCGGGAGCGCTACAAGGCCCTGGTCCGCCGCAGCCTCGAGCTGCACCGACGCTTCCGCCGTGACTGGGACGACATCGCCGCGCAGTACCGCGCCGCGCTGGGTGAGATCACCTCGCCGCAGACCTGGGAGCAGACCTTCGCCCCGTGGACCGGCGAGGACGAACGATGAGCGCGTCGGTGGTGCAGGAGGACCCGGAGAAGGACCTCCCGCCGCTCCGGCCGCCCACGGCGGACAACGGCCTGCTCGCGGTCTTCAAGCGCCGCTACCTGCTCAAGCTGTTGGTGACCCGCGAGATCAGCGCCCGGTACCAGGGCTCGTTCCTCGGGCTGATCTGGTCCTACATCAACCCGTTGACCCAGTTCGTCATCTACTGGTTCGTGATCGGGTTCCTGTTCCAGCTGCACACCGACGTGCCCAACTTCGCGATCCACCTGTTCTGCGCCCTGATCATCGTCCACTTCTTCACCGAGACCTTCGGCGCCGGGACCCGCTCCATCGTGCGGAACCGAGCGCTCGTGGTGAAGATGGCGATGCCACGCGAGATGTTCCCCGTGGCGACCATGCTGGTCTCGCTCTACCACGTCGTGCCCCAGCTGGTGATCCTCCTCGTCGCCGTCATCGCGTCCGGCTGGACGCCGGACGCCACCGGCGTGCTCGCCGGAGTGCTCGCGCTCGCCATCAGCGGTGTGCTAGGCACCGCCGGCGCGCTCATGTTCAGCGCGGCGAACGTGTTCTTCCGCGACTTCGGCAATGCCGTCAACGTGCTCACGAACTTCGTCCGGTTCGGCGTGCCGATGATGTACCCGTACGCGATGGTCCAGGACCGGTTCGGCTCGTTCGCGCCGTACTACCTGCTGAACCCGATCGCCGACGCGGTGCTGCTGCTGCAGCGGGCGTTCTGGTACGGGACCGCCACCCCCGCGGAGCAGGAGCGGATCGTCCTGCCCGACAACCTGATCGGGATCGGCTTCCTCGCGCTGCTCGGCAGCGTGGTCGTGCTGGGCGTGTCCCAGCTGATCTTCAGCCGGCTCGAGAACAAGATCCCGGAGCGTCTGTGATGGTGCACTCGATCGTGGCGGAGAACGTCTCCAAGTACTTCACCTTGCGCTACCACCGCACGTTCAAGGAAGTCACCGTCGCCAAGCTCCGCGGGCAGCAGACGGGCGACACCTTCAAGGCGATCGACGACGTCAGCTTCACCGTCGAGCAGGGGGAGTCGATCGGCCTGATGGGCCTCAACGGGTCCGGCAAGTCGACCCTGCTGAAGATGATCAACGGAGTGATGCGCCCCGACGAGGGTTCCGTGCTCACCCGTGGCCGCATCGCCGGTCTGATCGCCACCGGTGCCGGCTTCCACCCCCAGCTGACCGGCCGGGAGAACCTCTACCTCAACGCCGCCATCCTCGGCATGACCGAGCGGGAGATCGCCCGCAAGTTCGACGACATCGTCGAGTTCGCCGAGCTCGGCCGGACCCTGGACGGTCCGGTCGGCCACTACTCGTCGGGCCAGAAGGCGCGGCTCGGCTTCGCGATCGCCGTGCACGTGGACTCCGACATCTTCCTCGCCGACGAGGTCCTCGCGGTCGGTGACAAGCCGTTCAAGGTCAAGTGCATGGCCCGGATGCGGGAGATCCGGGACTCCGGTCGGACGCTGTTCTACGTCAGTCACTCCGCGGCGTCGGTCAAGAAGATGTGCGACCGCGTCATCGTGCTCGAGCAGGGAAAGCTGGCTTTCGACGGAGCCACCGCGGACGGCATCCGCTTCCTGGAGTACGGCGCCGCGAACGACGAGGACGAAGTGGCCGACGAGGAGATCGGCAACGACGTCTGAACGCATCGCCTCGCAAGGGGCGGTCGGGCCATCGGGCCCGGCCGCCCCTTTCTGCGTGTCGGGCCGGGACCGGACAGAAATCGTGACAATCTTCATGTTGTCGGCGTGGCGAGTGGAAATTACATCGTTGTAGTTACTCACGACGTCTTCCCAGGCTGGTGTGACTCGTGTGAAAGTTGCTTCTCGTGTGACAACTTCCCCGGTCCACGCACATGTCTGGAGTTCTTCATGCCGTACGCGAACGACGTCCCCGAGCGCACCCGCCGGTTCCGCTTCGTCACCCTGTGCCAGCAGCTGCTTGCCCTCGCCGTCGTCGTCGCCGTGCTCACCCCCGCGGCGCGCACGGTCACCATGGACGTGCGCCCCGCGCAGCCGCTCGACATCGACGCGAACGCCGTGGGCCTGCAGGCCGCGGCGTTCCCCTCCGAGGTGCCGACCGGCACCGTCGAGCCCGCGGTCGAGGAGTACGCGCTGACGGAGGCCGCTGAGGCCACCGAGGCCACCGAGGCCACGGACGCCACGGAGCCCGCGACGGTGGCCGCCGAGGTCGAGCCGCACGCTGAGAACGGCGAGGCGATCACCAGCGAGGAGCTGCCCGTCGACGGCTACGGCACCGTCGGCGTCACGTGGTCGCCCGAGGACCGGGTCGGCGACGACAAGATCGCGGTGGAGGTGCGCACCCGGACCGGCGACGAGTGGTCGGAGTGGACCGAGGCCGAGTACCACGACGAGCACGGACCTGACGCCTCCACCGAGGAGGGCAAGAAGGCCCGCCCGGGCACCGACGCCCTGCTGGTCGGCGACGTCGACGCGGTCCAGGTCAAGGTCGCGACCGAGGAGTCCGCCCCGGCCGACCTCAAGATCGCGGTCGTCGCCCCCGGTGAGGCCACGGCGACCACCAAGCAGATGCCGGCCATCGACACCGCCCGCAGCGCGACCCCGGCCTCGCCGACGAGCCCCGCCACCCCGGCGCCCGGCGAGGACGACGAGCCCGTCGAGCAGCCCGACCCGGCCCCCGGCACCGACTCGCTGGACCTGCAGGCCAGCACGCCCACCCCGAAGCCGATGATCTACTCCCGCGCCCAGTGGGGGGCCAACGAGAAGCTGCGGGACGCGAGGTCCCTGGCCTACTACGAGGTGCACGGCGGCTTCGTGCACCACACCGTGAACGCCAACGACTACACCGCCGCCCAGGTGCCCTCGATCATCCGCGGCATCTACGCCTACCACACCAAGACCCGTGGCTGGAGCGACATCGGCTACAACTTCCTCATCGACCGCTTCGGCCGCATCTGGGAGGGCCGCGCGGGCGGCGTCGACCGTGCCGTGGTGGGTGCCCACACCCAGGGCTACAACAACTACGCGTTCGCCGCGTCGGCGATCGGCAACTTCGAGACCGCCAAGCCGACCAGCAAGCTGATCAACGCCTACGGCTCGCTGCTCGCCTGGAAGCTGTCGCTGCATGGCGTCTCCGCCGCCAGCACCGCGCAGCGGATCGGCTCCAAGACGTTCCCCGCCATCAGCGGTCACCGCGACGCCGGCAAGACCGCCTGCCCGGGCAAGCACCTCTACGCCAAGATCCCGCGGATCCGGCAGCTGGCCGCCGCCGCGCAGCGGGTCGACCTGGGCCGTGAGGCCACGGGCCGCTTCGTGAAGTCCGGCGCCACCAACGTCATCGTGCGGCGCGACCGGGACAACCGCCTGATCACGCTGGTCATCAAGCAGTCGGCCGCCGGCGTGTGGAAGGTGGCCCGCAAGGTGGACAGCGGCCGCACGCTGAGCAAGAACGTCGTCTCGATCATGCGGGCCGGTGACTGGGATCGCGACGGCTCTGACGACCTGATCGCCCGCAAGAAGAACGGCGTGCTGCTGCTGCTGCGCGGCAAGGGCAACGGCACGTTCCACGGGCACCAGGTGCTCAGCGACAAGCTGAAGACCGCCACCTTGATCTCGGCGCCCGGCGACGTCTCCGGCGACGGCTACCCGGACCTGATGGCGCAGCCCAAGGGCGGCTCCATGCGGATCTACCCCGGCCGCGGCGCGGTGGGCCTGGGCACCTCCCGCGACAACCTGCCGACCAGCTATGCCGCCTACGGCAAGGTCACCGGCACCGACGTGGTCGCCGCCGGCTTCGTCAACGCCGACGGTGCGCCGGACGCCCTGGTCCGCCGCGGCACCAAGACGGTGCTCTACACCGGCAACGGCCCGGGTGGCTGGAGCAGCCAGCGCGTGGTGGAGAAGAGCACCCGGGGCTACGACTGGCTGATCGGGGTGGGCCGGGTCGACGGTGACGCCCGCTCGGACTTCGTCGGACGCAAGAAGTCCAACGGCGAGCTGTTCCTGCTGATCGGCAACGGCGAGACGTGGAAGAAGCGGCACCGCCTCGGGATCCGCAACACCTACGACATTGCCGGCTGAGACCGGCCTCCGGGCACCCGCGAGGGTGCCCGGAGCACCAGCTGTCCTGGTCGTTCAGGCGGGGAAGCGGGCAGTGGCATGCTCGGCGACGTACGTCGCCTCGAGCCGGCCCTGCTCGGCCCGGGCGACCAGGACGAGCGAGCCGCCCTGGGTGAGCGGCTCGCTCAGGGTCGCGGGCTCCAGCAAGGGGTTCGCGACCGACAGGAGGCGGCCGCCGCCCACCAGGGTTCCGGCGGCCGCCTCCCGACACAGCTCGGCCTGGCTCACCGTGCGCCCGGCCAGCTCCAGCGCCACGTCGTCGCCGGTCGGCGGGTCGAGGGCCACGAACGCGTCCGGCTGCGACCAGATCACCGCACCGACGTCGTGCACGCCGTCCGGGACCGGCTCGGCGAAGCGGACGCCGAGCGGGAGCAGGGCGCAGGCGAGCACCTCGAGGTCGCCGGTGCGCTCGGCCCAGGCCGGCAACGTGGCAGGGCCGCAGACCACCGCCGCCAACCCGTCGGCCGCTGCGGTACCGGCGCCTGGATCGGCGGCTTCCTCGGGGGCCACCAGCGGCACCGCCACCAGGCCTGCGCTCCACGCCGCACCCAGGAAGACCGTGCCCAGCCAGTGCGTGGGCAGGTCCAGGCCCACCCGGTCACCGC
This genomic window contains:
- a CDS encoding TIGR03089 family protein yields the protein MSTLSETTFPSVLDRRLRSDPGRPLVTFYDHATGERVELSATTWANWVAKAASLLVDELGLERGDRVGLDLPTHWLGTVFLGAAWSAGLVAVPLVAPEEAADPGAGTAAADGLAAVVCGPATLPAWAERTGDLEVLACALLPLGVRFAEPVPDGVHDVGAVIWSQPDAFVALDPPTGDDVALELAGRTVSQAELCREAAAGTLVGGGRLLSVANPLLEPATLSEPLTQGGSLVLVARAEQGRLEATYVAEHATARFPA
- a CDS encoding ABC transporter permease produces the protein MSASVVQEDPEKDLPPLRPPTADNGLLAVFKRRYLLKLLVTREISARYQGSFLGLIWSYINPLTQFVIYWFVIGFLFQLHTDVPNFAIHLFCALIIVHFFTETFGAGTRSIVRNRALVVKMAMPREMFPVATMLVSLYHVVPQLVILLVAVIASGWTPDATGVLAGVLALAISGVLGTAGALMFSAANVFFRDFGNAVNVLTNFVRFGVPMMYPYAMVQDRFGSFAPYYLLNPIADAVLLLQRAFWYGTATPAEQERIVLPDNLIGIGFLALLGSVVVLGVSQLIFSRLENKIPERL
- a CDS encoding ABC transporter ATP-binding protein, with product MVHSIVAENVSKYFTLRYHRTFKEVTVAKLRGQQTGDTFKAIDDVSFTVEQGESIGLMGLNGSGKSTLLKMINGVMRPDEGSVLTRGRIAGLIATGAGFHPQLTGRENLYLNAAILGMTEREIARKFDDIVEFAELGRTLDGPVGHYSSGQKARLGFAIAVHVDSDIFLADEVLAVGDKPFKVKCMARMREIRDSGRTLFYVSHSAASVKKMCDRVIVLEQGKLAFDGATADGIRFLEYGAANDEDEVADEEIGNDV
- a CDS encoding N-acetylmuramoyl-L-alanine amidase, whose translation is MPYANDVPERTRRFRFVTLCQQLLALAVVVAVLTPAARTVTMDVRPAQPLDIDANAVGLQAAAFPSEVPTGTVEPAVEEYALTEAAEATEATEATDATEPATVAAEVEPHAENGEAITSEELPVDGYGTVGVTWSPEDRVGDDKIAVEVRTRTGDEWSEWTEAEYHDEHGPDASTEEGKKARPGTDALLVGDVDAVQVKVATEESAPADLKIAVVAPGEATATTKQMPAIDTARSATPASPTSPATPAPGEDDEPVEQPDPAPGTDSLDLQASTPTPKPMIYSRAQWGANEKLRDARSLAYYEVHGGFVHHTVNANDYTAAQVPSIIRGIYAYHTKTRGWSDIGYNFLIDRFGRIWEGRAGGVDRAVVGAHTQGYNNYAFAASAIGNFETAKPTSKLINAYGSLLAWKLSLHGVSAASTAQRIGSKTFPAISGHRDAGKTACPGKHLYAKIPRIRQLAAAAQRVDLGREATGRFVKSGATNVIVRRDRDNRLITLVIKQSAAGVWKVARKVDSGRTLSKNVVSIMRAGDWDRDGSDDLIARKKNGVLLLLRGKGNGTFHGHQVLSDKLKTATLISAPGDVSGDGYPDLMAQPKGGSMRIYPGRGAVGLGTSRDNLPTSYAAYGKVTGTDVVAAGFVNADGAPDALVRRGTKTVLYTGNGPGGWSSQRVVEKSTRGYDWLIGVGRVDGDARSDFVGRKKSNGELFLLIGNGETWKKRHRLGIRNTYDIAG
- a CDS encoding glycosyltransferase, with protein sequence MSTVTSTTTASTDAGAATVRRVLQRQILPLDSDVDVLPLYLDPDDAVLDEDKYVVGGNRGAKELNAASIRQKTSSGRGVRPDQVLSRTALQIPRGDKISFGTYFNAFPASYWRRWTVVTAVTLQVTVRGAGATVIVNKSMANGRQQKVDSAVTESDGDTTLTFELPLGPFIDGGWYWYDVLAGQGDVTVTSAEWSALVPADRAEHGTVDLAITTMNRPDFCADLLAQLGTPELLDYLDSVFVMEQGTQKVADSPAFPAARDGLGDKLRVIEQGNLGGSGGYARGQLESVRKGTATYAMMMDDDVVCEPEGIIRAVTFADLARRPTIVGGHMFSLFAKSRLHSFGEIVQPYRFWWMSPKDSYNDWDFGARNLRSARWLHKRADVDFNGWFMCLIPRRVLEEIGLSLPLFIKWDDSEYGLRAKAAGFPTVTFPGAAVWHVPWTDKNDAVDWQAYFHQRNRFVAALLHSSYPKGGGLLGESVAFDLAHLVSMQYSTVELRLQALEDVLAGPHGLHGMLPDRLGEINALRKQFTDAQLHADPDDFPPVRREKPPRKGKDMADVPGRLSKLVTAGLAPIRQLRKPRSLAGEFPEVEIRAMDAKWYRIANFDSAVVSMNDGTSAALYVRDRERYKALVRRSLELHRRFRRDWDDIAAQYRAALGEITSPQTWEQTFAPWTGEDER